The Apium graveolens cultivar Ventura chromosome 6, ASM990537v1, whole genome shotgun sequence genome contains a region encoding:
- the LOC141668773 gene encoding 14 kDa proline-rich protein DC2.15-like, which produces MGYKNTRAALSLFLSLDLVLFSLVSACDSPKPSPSIPKPSPTPTKQTLPTPSSTPTYPYAAKCDGLKLGVCANVLTFVDVVVGSPPKLPCCSLIDGLVHLEAALCLCTAIRANVLGINLNIPVALSVVLNNCGKKVPTGFECS; this is translated from the coding sequence ATGGGGTACAAGAACACTAGAGCTGCGCTATCTCTATTTCTGTCCCTCGACCTTGTTCTCTTTTCTCTAGTTAGTGCCTGTGACAGTCCAAAACCTAGCCCTAGCATTCCGAAACCGTCACCAACTCCGACGAAACAAACTCTTCCCACTCCATCTTCAACTCCCACCTACCCTTATGCTGCAAAATGCGATGGTTTAAAGTTGGGGGTGTGTGCAAATGTACTCACTTTCGTTGATGTCGTCGTTGGATCCCCTCCCAAGCTGCCATGCTGCAGCCTCATCGATGGCCTTGTCCATCTCGAGGCTGCACTTTGTCTTTGCACTGCCATCAGAGCCAATGTGTTGGGCATAAACCTTAACATTCCTGTTGCACTCAGCGTAGTTCTCAATAACTGTGGCAAGAAAGTTCCCACGGGTTTCGAGTGTTCCTAA
- the LOC141668785 gene encoding 14 kDa proline-rich protein DC2.15-like gives MSLKTRSPATFFLAINILFCITANACYTCNNSPKPPNPTPKPSKGNCPRDALKLGICVKVLNGSVGGTIVGSPPDSHCCSLLGGLIDLEAALCLCTALKANILGINLDIPIALSLLINTCGKNLPSDFLCA, from the coding sequence ATGTCTTTAAAAACAAGATCACCAGCAACCTTCTTCCTAGCAATCAACATTCTTTTCTGCATTACCGCAAATGCATGTTATACTTGCAACAATTCACCTAAGCCACCAAACCCTACACCAAAACCATCAAAAGGGAATTGCCCTAGAGATGCTCTTAAACTAGGAATATGCGTCAAGGTTCTTAATGGATCTGTAGGGGGCACCATTGTGGGAAGCCCACCCGATTCACATTGTTGCTCATTACTAGGTGGACTTATCGATCTTGAAGCTGCACTTTGTCTCTGCACAGCCTTAAAAGCTAACATTCTTGGCATCAACCTTGATATACCGATTGCACTGAGTTTGCTTATCAACACTTGTGGCAAAAACTTACCTTCTGACTTTCTGTGTGCATGA